The Gemella haemolysans genome includes a region encoding these proteins:
- a CDS encoding helix-turn-helix domain-containing protein: MRYSFEFKVKCVEMYERGEYPETPNGITTRKFKDTIRKWKRMVDSLGVGVLRHKTKNKKWNSEEKLVLVSKILAGYSYNSVALDNGINYRTLYKWVQKYKEKGYNGLVDEKKGRPRKVPIMKENSSPKPLKESEREELIRLRAENKFIKAEIENIKAEKEIIKKLIALRREKWAAQLKAKKQQSSKNLEKKDIN; the protein is encoded by the coding sequence ATGCGTTATAGTTTTGAATTTAAAGTAAAATGTGTTGAGATGTATGAAAGAGGGGAATATCCAGAAACACCGAATGGAATAACTACTAGAAAATTTAAAGATACTATTAGAAAATGGAAAAGAATGGTTGATTCGTTAGGAGTAGGTGTCTTGCGACATAAAACAAAAAATAAGAAGTGGAATTCAGAAGAAAAACTAGTATTAGTTTCTAAAATTTTAGCTGGTTATTCATATAATTCCGTTGCACTAGACAATGGAATTAACTATAGGACACTGTATAAATGGGTTCAAAAATATAAAGAAAAAGGTTATAATGGACTTGTAGATGAGAAGAAAGGAAGACCAAGAAAGGTACCTATCATGAAAGAAAATAGTAGTCCTAAACCATTAAAAGAGTCAGAAAGAGAAGAATTAATTAGATTACGTGCAGAAAATAAATTTATAAAAGCGGAAATCGAAAATATTAAAGCGGAAAAAGAAATAATAAAAAAATTAATAGCCTTGAGGCGAGAAAAATGGGCTGCGCAACTCAAGGCGAAAAAGCAGCAATCATCAAAGAACTTAGAAAAAAAGGATATCAATTAA
- a CDS encoding alanine/glycine:cation symporter family protein: MDRFLELLTNINDFMWTYFLIGLVMVTGIYFTFSTKFIQFTYIKEMFRLITEKPKVGEDGEQKGVSAFQAFTISAASRVGTGTIAGVAIAIAMGGPGSVFWMWIMALFGGASSFAESTLAQVYKVRDRKGVYRGGPAYYMEKGLGQKWMGVLFAIVISITYGVAFNSVQTNTIAQALQVYDINSNIAGIALLILTIFVIFGGVTKVVKITQWLVPVMAVAYLFIVLVIMVINIDKLPGVLAQIVKSAFGLEQVGGGVIGMGTSILLGIKRGMFTNEAGLGSTPNAAATADSTHPAKQGFIQTLGVYFDTCLVCTATAFLILLYPGVEYGADKLQGIQLTQAALTSQVGSIGTIFLIVAIFLFGYSSVIGNYYYGETNIQYLLPKKWAVNVYRVIVCIFVYVGSVLDLNLVWGIADVTMGIMSLLNLIAIIGLSGVVYVVLKDYVKQHKQGKDPEFYLDNLPIKLDNATAWKNKKED; this comes from the coding sequence ATGGATAGATTTTTAGAATTATTGACTAACATTAATGACTTTATGTGGACTTATTTCCTTATAGGATTGGTAATGGTAACTGGTATTTATTTTACATTTAGTACTAAGTTTATTCAATTTACTTACATTAAAGAAATGTTCAGACTTATTACAGAAAAACCTAAAGTAGGTGAGGACGGAGAACAAAAAGGTGTTTCTGCTTTCCAAGCATTCACAATATCAGCTGCATCACGAGTAGGTACTGGGACAATTGCAGGTGTTGCGATTGCGATTGCAATGGGTGGTCCTGGTTCAGTATTTTGGATGTGGATAATGGCACTTTTTGGAGGAGCTTCATCTTTTGCCGAATCAACATTAGCCCAAGTATATAAAGTTCGTGATAGAAAAGGTGTTTATCGTGGGGGACCTGCTTACTATATGGAAAAAGGTCTTGGACAAAAATGGATGGGTGTGCTATTCGCGATTGTTATTTCAATAACTTATGGTGTAGCTTTTAACTCAGTTCAAACTAACACTATTGCTCAAGCATTACAAGTATATGACATTAATTCAAATATTGCAGGGATTGCTTTATTAATTCTTACTATTTTCGTAATTTTTGGTGGAGTAACAAAAGTTGTTAAAATTACTCAATGGTTAGTACCTGTTATGGCAGTAGCGTACTTATTTATCGTATTAGTTATTATGGTTATTAACATTGACAAATTACCTGGTGTTCTTGCTCAAATCGTGAAATCAGCATTCGGTCTTGAACAAGTAGGTGGTGGAGTAATCGGTATGGGAACATCAATTCTTTTAGGTATTAAACGTGGTATGTTCACTAACGAAGCTGGTTTAGGATCTACTCCTAACGCAGCAGCAACAGCTGATAGTACTCACCCAGCTAAACAAGGATTTATCCAAACTCTAGGAGTTTACTTCGATACATGTTTAGTATGTACAGCAACAGCATTCTTAATTTTACTATATCCTGGTGTTGAATATGGTGCTGATAAGTTACAAGGTATCCAACTTACTCAAGCTGCTTTAACTTCACAAGTAGGAAGTATTGGAACAATCTTCTTAATCGTAGCTATTTTCTTATTCGGATATAGTTCTGTAATTGGTAACTACTATTACGGAGAAACAAACATTCAATACTTACTTCCTAAAAAATGGGCTGTAAATGTTTATCGTGTTATCGTATGTATCTTTGTATATGTAGGAAGTGTATTAGATTTAAACTTAGTTTGGGGAATTGCCGATGTAACAATGGGTATTATGAGTTTACTTAACTTAATTGCAATTATCGGTCTTTCTGGTGTAGTTTATGTAGTATTAAAAGACTACGTGAAACAACATAAACAAGGAAAAGATCCAGAGTTCTACCTAGATAACTTACCAATCAAGTTGGATAATGCAACTGCATGGAAAAATAAAAAAGAAGATTAA
- a CDS encoding valine--tRNA ligase, whose amino-acid sequence MTEMSTKYNPTEVENNRYNWWLEKEVFKADNKSKKNPYTIVIPPPNVTGKLHIGHAWDTTLQDMLTRYKRLKGFDVLYLPGMDHAGISTQAKVEAKMREEGLSRYDLGREKFLERAWEWKEEYAGYIRAQWAKLGLGLDYSRERFTLDEGLNKAVTKIFVDHYNNGTIYRGEKIINWDPVQRTALSNIEVIHKDVEGAFYHLKYFLADGSGDYLEVATTRPETLFGDTAVAVHPEDERYQKYIGKTVLLPVTNKEIPVIADEYVEKDFGSGVVKITPAHDPNDFEVGERHNLERIIIMDEGAVMNEHADKYNGMDRFECRKALIADLQESGVCFKIEKHLHSVGHSERSGAVVEPYLSKQWFVDMKPLADKVLENQKDADRKVNFYPPRFENTLNTWMENIQDWCISRQLWWGHRIPAWYHKETGEVYVDVNPPKDIENYVQDEDVLDTWYSSALFPFSTLGWPDLESEDFKRYYPNSCLVTGYDIIFFWVARMVFQGLEFTGTRPFEDCLIHGLVRDEQGRKMSKSLGNGVDPMEVIEQYGADSLRYFLATNSTPGQDLRYSTEKIEASWNYINKIWNASRFVIMNLEGFEYSDIDLTGEKTLADKYILTKLAKTIEDFERLFEKYEFGEASRILYNFVWEEFCSWYIEIAKISLNGEDEAAKKTTKSILVYVLDASLKMLHPFMPFVTEEIWQHIPHTGNSIVTSEFAKVDESLVFEKETEDMQFIQDVITAVRNIRSEVNAPMSREIPIKIKYSQDSVKEVLLSGSAYLEKFARPSELIIEREVEASETDISRILPGAEIYVSLSDLIDVDKEKERLGKELEKLQQELDRVNKKLSNEKFVGSAPEAVVAKEKEKQATYQEQYDSVKERIAALDNLK is encoded by the coding sequence ATGACTGAAATGTCTACAAAATATAATCCGACCGAAGTAGAAAATAATCGCTACAACTGGTGGTTGGAAAAAGAAGTTTTTAAAGCTGATAATAAAAGTAAAAAGAATCCATATACAATTGTAATTCCACCACCAAACGTAACTGGTAAATTACATATTGGACATGCTTGGGATACAACTTTACAAGATATGTTAACACGTTACAAACGTCTTAAAGGTTTTGATGTACTTTATCTTCCAGGAATGGACCACGCTGGTATTTCTACACAAGCTAAAGTAGAAGCTAAAATGCGTGAAGAAGGATTAAGTCGTTATGACTTAGGTCGTGAAAAATTCTTAGAGCGTGCATGGGAATGGAAAGAGGAATATGCTGGATATATTCGTGCACAATGGGCTAAGCTTGGATTAGGTTTAGACTATTCAAGAGAAAGATTTACATTAGATGAAGGATTAAACAAAGCAGTTACAAAAATTTTCGTAGATCACTACAATAATGGTACAATCTACCGTGGTGAGAAAATTATCAACTGGGACCCAGTTCAAAGAACTGCATTATCTAATATCGAAGTAATTCACAAAGACGTAGAAGGTGCATTCTATCACCTTAAATATTTCTTAGCTGATGGAAGTGGAGACTATCTAGAAGTAGCAACTACTCGTCCTGAAACTTTATTCGGAGATACTGCGGTTGCTGTTCACCCTGAAGATGAAAGATATCAAAAATATATTGGTAAAACAGTTCTTTTACCAGTAACAAACAAAGAAATTCCTGTTATTGCAGATGAATATGTAGAAAAAGATTTCGGAAGTGGAGTAGTTAAAATAACACCTGCTCACGATCCAAATGACTTTGAAGTAGGAGAACGTCATAACCTAGAACGTATCATCATTATGGATGAAGGTGCTGTTATGAATGAGCATGCTGATAAGTATAATGGTATGGATCGTTTCGAATGTCGTAAAGCTCTTATCGCTGATTTACAAGAAAGCGGAGTATGCTTCAAGATTGAAAAACACCTTCACTCAGTAGGTCACTCTGAGCGTAGTGGTGCGGTTGTTGAACCATATCTTTCTAAACAATGGTTTGTTGACATGAAACCTCTTGCTGATAAAGTATTAGAAAATCAAAAAGATGCAGATAGAAAAGTTAACTTCTATCCACCACGTTTTGAAAATACGTTAAATACTTGGATGGAAAATATCCAAGACTGGTGTATTTCACGTCAATTATGGTGGGGACACCGTATTCCAGCATGGTATCACAAAGAAACTGGTGAAGTTTATGTTGATGTAAACCCACCAAAAGATATTGAAAACTATGTTCAAGATGAAGATGTTCTTGATACTTGGTACTCTTCAGCATTATTCCCATTCTCTACACTAGGATGGCCAGATTTAGAAAGTGAAGATTTCAAACGTTATTATCCAAACAGCTGTCTAGTAACTGGATATGACATTATCTTCTTCTGGGTTGCTCGTATGGTATTCCAAGGATTAGAATTTACAGGAACACGTCCATTTGAAGATTGCTTAATCCACGGTTTAGTTCGTGATGAACAAGGTCGTAAGATGAGTAAATCACTTGGTAATGGTGTAGATCCAATGGAAGTAATCGAACAATATGGAGCTGATAGCTTACGTTACTTCTTAGCTACTAACTCAACACCGGGTCAAGACTTACGTTATTCAACTGAGAAAATCGAAGCTAGTTGGAACTATATCAATAAAATTTGGAACGCTTCTCGTTTCGTAATTATGAACCTTGAAGGTTTCGAATACAGTGATATTGATTTAACTGGAGAAAAAACATTAGCTGATAAATATATCTTAACAAAACTTGCTAAAACTATTGAAGATTTCGAAAGATTATTTGAAAAATATGAATTTGGTGAAGCAAGCCGTATTCTATACAACTTCGTATGGGAAGAATTCTGTTCATGGTATATTGAAATTGCTAAAATTTCATTAAATGGTGAAGATGAAGCTGCTAAGAAAACAACTAAATCTATTTTAGTATATGTACTTGATGCTTCTCTAAAAATGTTACATCCGTTTATGCCATTCGTAACTGAAGAAATCTGGCAACACATTCCTCACACAGGAAATAGTATTGTAACTAGTGAATTTGCTAAAGTTGATGAAAGTCTAGTATTCGAAAAAGAAACTGAAGATATGCAATTCATCCAAGATGTAATCACAGCAGTACGTAACATCCGTAGTGAAGTGAATGCCCCTATGTCTCGTGAGATTCCTATTAAAATTAAATACTCACAAGATAGCGTAAAAGAAGTGCTATTAAGTGGTAGTGCGTACTTAGAAAAATTTGCTCGTCCTAGCGAACTTATTATCGAACGCGAAGTAGAAGCAAGTGAAACTGACATTAGTCGTATCTTACCAGGTGCTGAAATCTACGTTTCACTAAGTGATTTAATCGATGTAGACAAAGAAAAAGAACGTCTAGGAAAAGAATTAGAAAAATTACAACAAGAATTAGATAGAGTAAACAAAAAACTATCTAATGAAAAATTTGTTGGTTCTGCTCCAGAAGCGGTTGTAGCTAAAGAAAAAGAAAAACAAGCAACATATCAAGAACAATATGATAGCGTAAAAGAAAGAATAGCTGCATTAGATAATTTAAAATAG
- a CDS encoding LPXTG cell wall anchor domain-containing protein, which translates to MNLLSLSTLPNTGEAVKNYGAYIGIIIIISIIFFLIWRKKNNKDD; encoded by the coding sequence ATGAATCTACTATCACTAAGTACTCTTCCTAATACAGGGGAAGCAGTGAAAAATTATGGTGCATACATTGGTATCATCATAATAATTTCAATAATTTTCTTCCTAATCTGGAGAAAAAAGAATAATAAAGATGATTAA
- a CDS encoding CBS domain-containing protein, which translates to MKLTERHKAIIEIVKNYEPITSDEIAEKLSLGKSTLRNDLAVLGMLEILEAKPNVGYYYNYNFSPGEQREEIKNKLVKDVMGIAITAKSTANFSDVLSKLFIYDVGTIFIVDENNHLAGVTSRKDMLKLSRNADGQNLPIVLAMTRVPNVIYIYEDELVSDALRKLILHEIDCLPVVRDEDGGKVIVGKISKTTLIKLLLEILEG; encoded by the coding sequence ATGAAACTTACTGAGAGACATAAAGCTATAATTGAAATAGTAAAGAATTATGAGCCGATTACAAGTGATGAGATAGCAGAGAAGCTATCTTTGGGGAAATCTACTTTAAGAAATGATTTGGCAGTGTTAGGAATGCTAGAAATCTTAGAAGCAAAACCTAATGTAGGATACTATTACAATTATAACTTTTCACCAGGAGAACAACGTGAAGAAATAAAAAATAAATTAGTTAAAGATGTTATGGGGATAGCAATAACTGCTAAAAGTACAGCGAATTTCTCAGATGTATTATCAAAATTATTTATATATGATGTAGGAACAATCTTTATTGTCGATGAAAATAATCACCTCGCAGGTGTAACATCTAGAAAAGATATGTTGAAATTATCAAGAAATGCTGACGGTCAAAATCTTCCAATTGTACTAGCGATGACACGTGTACCGAATGTAATATACATATATGAAGATGAATTAGTTAGTGATGCCTTAAGGAAGTTAATTTTACATGAAATTGACTGCTTACCTGTCGTAAGAGATGAGGATGGCGGCAAGGTGATCGTCGGAAAAATTTCAAAAACTACATTAATTAAATTATTATTGGAAATACTGGAGGGATAA
- a CDS encoding pyruvate, water dikinase regulatory protein — MLTVHIISDSIGNTAKDVVDAALVQFSYGKADYKVLKNSNVCTIEKIDCIMSNVNDGDVIVQTLVDSTLAEYVKKKGLEKNIKVIDLLSEMLNTFEDKLGIKSEGNPGLNRKMGTEYFKRVDALEFAVKYDDGKDINGLKEADIVILGVSRTSKTPLSLYLANRNIKVMNVPIVQDLILPEQLYEVKRKIIGLTNSVEQLNKLREERLKTLGVDGNTDYTDEIQIFEELEYALEIMGKIGCPIIDVQNKAIEETAELIIGIMRERGLEV, encoded by the coding sequence ATGTTAACTGTACATATAATTTCAGATTCGATAGGGAATACTGCAAAAGATGTTGTAGATGCAGCGTTAGTGCAGTTCTCTTATGGGAAAGCTGATTATAAGGTATTGAAGAATTCCAATGTTTGTACGATAGAAAAAATAGATTGTATTATGTCGAATGTAAATGATGGGGATGTAATAGTTCAAACATTGGTAGATAGTACCTTAGCCGAATACGTAAAGAAAAAAGGGTTAGAAAAAAATATAAAAGTTATAGATTTGCTAAGTGAAATGCTAAACACTTTTGAAGATAAACTTGGAATAAAATCTGAAGGGAATCCAGGTTTAAACAGAAAAATGGGAACTGAGTACTTCAAAAGGGTTGATGCATTGGAATTTGCTGTGAAGTATGATGATGGAAAGGATATTAATGGTCTTAAAGAGGCAGATATTGTTATTTTGGGGGTATCAAGAACGTCTAAAACACCATTAAGTTTATATCTAGCAAATAGAAACATTAAAGTTATGAATGTTCCTATTGTTCAAGATTTAATACTACCAGAGCAATTATATGAAGTAAAAAGAAAGATTATTGGTTTAACAAATTCAGTAGAACAACTTAATAAGTTGAGGGAAGAAAGACTAAAAACTTTAGGAGTGGATGGAAATACTGATTACACAGATGAAATCCAAATATTTGAAGAATTAGAGTATGCGTTAGAAATTATGGGGAAAATTGGTTGTCCGATAATAGATGTTCAAAATAAAGCTATAGAGGAAACTGCAGAATTAA